The Longimicrobiales bacterium genome contains the following window.
TCCGGTGCACCGCTCCGGTACAGCACGGACCCGACCTGCAGCTGCAGCCGCGGGTTGTCCGGGTCGAGCGCGGCGGCACGCCTGAGCGAGGCGAGCGCAGCGTCCTGATCGTCGCGGCGCAGGTGCGCACGCGCGATCTGCTCGTGCACGTGCGCGTCTTCCGGCCGGCGACGCAGCACGTCGCCCCACTCGGCGAGTGCACCGTCGGGATCGCCGGTGTAGAGCAGCACGCGGGCGAGACGGTCACGCGCCTCGACGTCGTCCTCGTTCGCCTCGAGCCGCGCATGCAGCTTCTCGATCAGCTCGTCGAAGTAGCCGGTGCCGAAGTACGCGATATGCAGGTTGCGCTCGGCGACCTGCATGTCCGGATCGATCTCGATCGCGCGCTCGAAGTGCGCGACCGCGTCGCCGTACATGCCCTTGTTGTAGTAGACGACGCCAAGGTTGTTGTGCGCTCCCGCATCGTACGGGTTGATGCGCCGCGCCAGGCCGCGCAGGATCTCGACGTCGCGC
Protein-coding sequences here:
- a CDS encoding tetratricopeptide repeat protein; the protein is MSETAASPAAATLPWTDRGADEAKQTGSAAQPRSQRDVEILRGLARRINPYDAGAHNNLGVVYYNKGMYGDAVAHFERAIEIDPDMQVAERNLHIAYFGTGYFDELIEKLHARLEANEDDVEARDRLARVLLYTGDPDGALAEWGDVLRRRPEDAHVHEQIARAHLRRDDQDAALASLRRAAALDPDNPRLQLQVGSVLYRSGAPDEARDALERAVALDAMLADAFHLLSFVYGELGLEERAARA